The Tepidisphaeraceae bacterium sequence CCAGCGTGGGAATGGTGGTCAAACCGGGGATGTCGGCGCTCTGTACCGGGGCGGGGAGCATTAGGGCAGATTGCAGTTCCTCGTGGCGACAGCTCGCTGTGGCACGGGTTTCCAACCCGTGTTTCCTAAGGGCGAATCACGGGTTGAAAACCCGTGCCACGCTACGAAGACCTGCTACCCGCTCTAGGTGGTACGGACATTCATTCCTCCGCGGTGATGAAGGCTGCGAGGTAGACGAAGCCGGCGAAGTTGGCGGCCTTCTTCTCGTACCGCGTGGCCACGCGCCGGCAGCGGCGGATGCGGCAGAAGAATCGCTCGAT is a genomic window containing:
- a CDS encoding transposase; this encodes IERFFCRIRRCRRVATRYEKKAANFAGFVYLAAFITAEE